The Lactuca sativa cultivar Salinas chromosome 2, Lsat_Salinas_v11, whole genome shotgun sequence genome includes the window AATTTGTAGTTATTTGCAGGCCGGAAAGTTTCTTAGAGGTAATAAATAAGTACGTGTGAGTTTTGTCGATGATGTTCCAGTTTCATTCATTTGATAGTAAACATACAATTGAATCAGAATATGAAAATCAAACTTCATTGGTAAATAAattcagttagggttttcttttgtATGGATAATTTGGTCAGAGTGTTTCTTGCAGACTCGTTAATGGAAAAAAGGAATATGTGAGTAAATGGAGGACGATACAGGTCAAGGCTATGTACTACTATTGTATCGTCCTCCATTTACTCATGACGAAAAAAGGTAATAACTTGTTGTTGCCTGTTGAAGATGGTGTTGGCGACGAGTAGTAGAGCACCAAGGTAATAAATTGCTCTAGAAATGATAATCATGATAAAGATCATAATTCATCACCATGATGTAGAGGTTAATCAGAGTAACTATCATGTTAAAGTTACAACTATCGAGATGCAAAAGCTCTTACAGATAAAATTGAAGAAATGTGTCAGATGTTTGATGAGATTATGAGGATTCCATTAGTTATATGTTGGTTTTAATAGTTAGAGAGTTCTTTATGCTCATGACGTAGCTATTACTACCTAAAACATGCACATAACCATGGATTCCTTGCGTATGCAACAAATAAATTCTCAATAAAATAGAGAATGGGTAGAGCATTCCACCATTTTAATTGTAGCTGTTGATTACTTTCGTCTAATGCAAATTTGGTGTTAATATATTATGCGAATAGATGGTTCCAGAAGAACCAATATACCACCCAAAAATTCCTACCCATGCATTTAAAATTATGCACCTTATAGTTATCTCCTCTCCCGATGTATAGTTATCATCTTCTTTCTTATCTGTccatattttaaattttgtttcttTCGTTAAATAATTAAAGATAAAGATTTTGATAATTGCTTCCAATATGAcaaggttttattttattttaaatgaatAGAATTCGAACAATTTGATAGAAATAGATTAGGATACATGGATTAAATTCAAAACGGTTAGAAATCACACAAAACTTAATAAAATTAGATCAGGTTAAGTTTTATTGATAACAGAAAGACTCTTACAGATTTGATGTGGAAAATTTTTCACCAGTAAACCAAAACATTTCAAGAAATGCTCAACAATGTAatcaattatattatataaatgaAGAAATAACACTTAAAACCAAAGTAAACCCTAAAACCCACAGTAGTTATTTCTTCCTTCAATTCACACACTCTTCTCGGTAAACGCCTATAGAGGTATTAGAGATCTTCTGCTTCCATGTCCATCGGAGGAGTCTGATTCAAATCGAACTTGAAACACACTTCACTTCTGCCCTCGGATTCTTCAGCCTGTATCTGCCTCGGTGTCACACTTTGTTCAGCAAAATACGTATTATCACCATATCTTAGGAACGGGAGATTCTCTGCTCCTTCTAAATCGGTCGGATCATGCACTTCCATTATCGGTCCCTTATAGACCTTCGAGTCAATATCATCCACCAGCAAAGCCCGACGGGTTCTCTTTCTGGTCAACGCCCATCTAAGTGGAGGCTCCATTGAATTAACCACCTTGGCCTCCTTGTCGATGGTGACCGTTTTAGGCCGTGATGTGAAGAATATCTTCCAATCCCCATCAGAATGAAACTTCATATGTTGGTAAAGGAAATTCATCTTCTCAAAAGTGTTTTTGCATAGattacaaactgttttaccatCATTGTATACAAAATCCACGGTAAAGTCTTTTCCTTCTTGCGGATGTTGTAGTCTTATCGTATCCAGCGGCTTCTTGGAGTTGGCTTCTTTTGTGGGTTTGACAAGAGCGGCTGTGAAGGTGGACATGACGGTGTTAACTTGATTAATCGTCATGTAATACGTTGTAGTGCTTTTGCATGCGAACAGTGATGGTATAATTTATAGGGATCAATGAAATTGTACGTGGACACTAGGTTTGTAAATTCTGTTTCCACTTTCCTTTCAAAGTTCTCGCTTTTCAAATTCTTCTATTTTCATCTTTATTAATTTtcattatattatatttataagaaAATCTTTAATGAAAGTGATTTTGTATACAATatcacaaattttcatttttgaaactTAAAATTAACATATTATTGGAAAATAAATTTTGGATACAACGTCATTATGATATAATATGATAATTTTCTGAATCTGAAAATTCTAGTAGAATAGAAAACGCAAGTTTCCACCAACCAACGTACAATAGGCTGGTGATTTTTTTGAAACtatcatatattaaaaaaaataaaaataaaaataaaaataaaaaataaatttttttgataGAAGCTAGCCAAAAGAATATTAGCAACCGCAAACACCGCAAGAATAATGGTCGCAACCACTATTAACGGTGACATGTAAAAGTGTTTCCTCTAACAGTGGAAGACATAGATATAAGTGTCGCCGCTAAATGTAAATGGCCCCTATCTGTGTGAGTTGTGACCTTGTAACACTAACCGTTAATTGCTGCATACATCCAACAGCAGAAAATGCATGCCATGTAATACCATTACAGACGACTTCAATAGCGGTGATATATGTTGCCTTTAATACACAAAAAAAGAAGCGCAAATAAGTTCCATCCTACAGACGACAACTAAAAGACATCGCCGCTAAAGCCATCGCAGATATCCCTTGATTCAAATCATTTTCCCCCTTTCTGCTTCCATATATCTTACTCGATACTCTCACTAACAATTTCAACCACCGTTTTCCACCACCAACTACAACCTCAACGAGTTTAATCCATTACCGACGACCACTCGATTTAATgcattttctatttctttttctcTTATCTCCTATTTTCTAGCTATTGGAATTGTTGTCACCACATCACCAACACCCTTCTTTCTTGTTGTCGGGAACTCAAATTCGGGTTctaaatttattatttgaaaaCAAGAAACTaaggtgtgtttgtgtgtgtatatgtgtgtgtagGGGTGTGATAAAAAACCGAAACCAAATAACTGAACCAAACCAGGTGATATTTGGTTTATTTGGTTTGGGTTATTTGGTTTGGGTTATTTGGTTATTTGGTTAATTCGGTTTGGTTAACCGAATAAGGATACCTTATATGGTTTGCTTTGGTTAAATTTTTATGACTTTGGTTAAACTGAAAAAAccgaataaaatatttaattattatatgtttttatcgttcatatataaattaatattttataattaaattgatAGATAGTtactaaaaaatattttcataactcattatttgattattaaccattataaatttataattgtttacatattgtattaAAAAACAACAACTAATTATCTAAATGTCAGTTAGCCTTAGGTCATTTTTTTTCCTCTTCATAGATGTCTAAAGTCATATAAACCTGCGTCTACAACTTGTGTACATTGATACCTCAAGACAACATTTTCATGAAAtactaaatataatatgttatgtattaGTGTTTTTTATTCATTTGGTAAAACTtcagtaaattttttttttcttttagtctaatatttgttTTTACTTGCAAGTTTTTATTTGGTTTAACCGATGAAATGAACCGAATAAACCGTAACTAAATTAACCAAAACCGATTAAACTGAACCTTATTTGGTTTGGTTATGGTTagttttaaaatgtaaaaaaaaccgATAAAACCGAACCATATAAACCCGAAAAGCGAAAAAACCGACCGAATAACACTCCTATGTGTGTGCGCGCACGTAAGCACGTCCATGTGTGTATATATTTGTATGCAATATTATGTGGAATGTGTATGTGTATagtgtatgtatatgtgtatttgtatgtataaacaCATAAAATTATTTTTGTATGTGTATTTGAATGCAATGTGGATTTGTCTGTATAATATATGTGTATGTGACTATGTGTGTTTGTAAGTATAAAAACAGGAAATTTTGTATGCATGTGTGTATTTGTATGCAATGTGGATTGTATGTGTCTATAATATAAGTATATATTCTTGCCATGTTCTATTGTTCTATTTGGTATGCTTATGATTATAAGACTGATTATGATGAGAACGATCTTGAGTTTGATAATGAAGGAGATACTAAAGTATATGATAAAGATTCTAATTAAAATAGTTCATGTGTAATGTATATTTGTAATCGAATCTTTATTTGGATTTTTAGTTTAAATAGAAATATTTATTCCTATGTAATATGTATATGTAATAGAAACTATATTTGTATATATTATAATTTTCGGTTAATGACCTTTATTTGCATTTTGTTGCTTTACACCATGGCTGTTGTTATGGGTTGGGGACATGGGGGTGACAGACACGGGGAACCACCCCTAGACGGTAGATGTTATGGTCAAAATGAGGCTATGGTAAGtgttattataattttttatttactaTATTTATTCAGTTATTATAAACTATCGTTactaataatttttatttatatttgcaGTTGTTCCATGGAAGAAAACTAAAGAAAAGCAAAAAAGATTATGCTCGAAAAAATAGCTATTAAAAAATAAGGGTAAACAAGTAGTGTTGGACTTTGATAGGGATCTTACATATGATCCTGTAGGAGAACGTAAAGATATGTTTCCCATGAGATTGGGAAAATATTATTAGAGATAAAACTTAACAATAGATAAGATTTATATTATCTCCTGTAATCTAGTATTAGTTTTGTTATTATCTTTTTGTATCTTGTATGTATTATAAATATCATGAAATACAATATATGTTTGTGTGGGTTATTAAAACTTATATGGCATCAAGCTAGGTTTTCTATTATCTTCTTCATCATGGTTGGCGGCACCTCCTCTTCTGATTCTTCCCTCTCCCTCAACACTATTCTTCATATGATTACAGTCAAACTCTCCTCCACCAACTTTCTTCTTTGGTGTAATCAGTTACTTACTCTACTTGCTCATCAGAAGCTATCAGGCCATATTGATGGTACTGTTGCTGCCCCCTACAAAACGACAGCACCTGATGCTGCCGGCTCTTCTAGTCCCAACCCTGCTTACACTTCATGGCTAGAAGATGATCAGAAGGCATTCTTAATCATTCAGGCCTCTCTCACCGAGGCTGCCATGGCTGAAACTCTTGGCCTCACTACTGCATATGAAGTCTGGACTGCTTTGCAGGTTGCCTATCGCCAGGACTCCCATGAACGGATGCATGTTCTCAAAGATAACCTTCGACAACTACAGAAAGGTACTTCCACAGTCTCTGAATTCGGTGCCAAATTCAAAAGTCTTTGTGATAAGCTTTCATCAATTAGCCATCCTGTTTATGCAACTGACAAAAATCATTGGTTTCTTTGTGGCCTTGGTGcatcttttgaaaccttttcaaccaCATACCGTGCTATTAATCCTCCTACCCCTTTTCGTGACTTAATCTCTCAGGCTGAGTCTCACGAATTATTCCTCAAAGCAATTCATGGTTCAACTGTTCCTACTGTTGCTTTTACAGCAAATCGACAGCCAAATTGTGGGGGTTCTTCTACTTCTAATCGTCACACCGGTCACGGACGTGGTGGTCAAACTAGTGGACGTGGTAGGGGACGTCGACCTCCTCATTGTCAATTGTGCAGAACTAATGGTCATTATGCAAGTTTCTGTCCCGAATTAACTACTTTCAGGCTTGCCAAaactgtaacaccccgagattcaggtgcatttctttTACCCTTAATCTTTGTTAATTAGTCATGATTAGCCCTTGTGTGGAGAAAActtagcaagtgagtacgctgggcgtaccaaaggggtacgctgcgcgtactcgtgtGCTtagtttggacgcggagtcgccaaggtacgctgggcgtacccagagttacgctgggcgtacccggcccaggtgcaaaaccctaatccgtcttgtgcactatttaaagggtgctaaggctcatttctcagcctccatatcagtgagtgaaaccctaaaaaaaGAGCTTCCCACCGTCcttagtgtgtgtgagtgttattggagctaattgtgctttggtgacttagtgaagaagaaggaaaggagttattggaagctaaagcttgaggtgccatttcggatctgagatctacagagcaaggggctacacttagaggtataaagttcaaaactttcctcttcttttgatttgttgttgcatgtgccatttctagggctaaaaaccccaaaggtggagactttatgagtgtaaagtgctccatggtccgagatctgtcccttttcagtgctattagtgatttagagccataaagtttccatctttagtgttagtttgaggtcatgattgagtaataagccttctagGGTTAGAGGATGGAATATTATGAGAGTTGgtggcttgttcagccatgcaaaggcataaagtcatcaactttatagattaagaggcttagatgtggtcagatctagaaattggacgtgagtcttaactgtttaagacctcaagagctaaagggATGAAGCtggggagtacgccgggcgtaatcccagtacgcgccgcatACTGGGTGGCGTTCCCCGTTTCTGAGATGCaaccgggtacgctcagcgtacacatctggtacgcgcatcGTAACCCAgaaagttgacttttagggtatggtctattgtggggccttttgagttatgagaggggtaaaatggtcttttacccttctaagagcgtcataagaggacatagtctagccttgagagttataataattagggtatttattttatatgattaggcagaggctagacaagcgtttaccgagtcagagatttaccgagatacccgaggtgagtcttctcactatactttacctagtgtggtaacagagttatgtgatagagtattttagAGTTCTATGCCAGTGtaattgcatgttatttatgtgttgtgatttattatgatatgtgatatgcatgattcagagttacagagttaagACCttcgggtccacagagttagggccagagggcctacagagagttggggctggaggaccccactgagacacattgacctgagggtcaacagagttacagcctcgagtggctattatgtgttagagtggtattttagggaactcactaagcatttatgcttacagtgttatgtgttatgtgtgttcaggtaccagtgatgatcgcgggaaggcaccgacatgattcgtacacacgtaCACCGGAGTTTATGTATTTTGTTCTTgggttttgtactgatacaatgttgaCACAATGTTTTTACTTATGATTacaaatgatattttatggtttttcaaaagtgaaaaattgttcaaatttttacggtgttacaaaaacACTTTAGGGAACAACAATCTGGCGCAGGCCCTTCAAGCGCAATGCCATGTGACTAATGACTCACCTGATTGGTACGTTGATTCAGGTGCTACCACTCACATGACTTCTTCCCCCAGAAATCTTGACTCGAGCAATCACTATCATGGTAATGATCAGGTCATGATTGGTAATGGTAATTTCTCTTCTATCTCACATATTGGTCACAAATCTCTTTCTCAATATATTAAACTTAGTGATGTTCTTGTTGTCCCTAACATCACCAAGAATCTACTATCCATCAGTAAACTGACGCATGATTCTCCGATTAATGCTTTATTTTCTAATCCTTTCTTTGCAATTCAGAACCGGGTAACAAAGGAAATCTTGGCAAGGGGCAAATGTGAGAATGGTTTGTACGTGCTCAAGCAAGGACACAAAGTTTTTCTTTCAAGTTTACAACTTCTAAATCACGTGCATCTCATGAATTGTGGCATGATAGACTAGGGCATGTTTCATTTGACATTATTTCTTTATTGAATAAAAATGGTGCTTTATCTGTTACATCTTTATTGCCTAAACCACATCTTTGTTCTTCATGTTAATTATCCAAAAGCAAGAAATTACCATTCCAACTTAACACTAAACGAGCTTCTCAAGTTCTTGACTTAGTTCGCTGTGATCTTTGGGGTCCTGCACCTGTTGTCTCTACAGAAGGACAATACTATTGTGTgtttgttgatgacttctctcacTTTACATGGTTCTATCCACTCAAGCTCAAATCAGATTTCATTATGGTTTTAACAGCTTTTCTTTCCTTTTTTCAAACTTAATTTGCATGTAAATTGAAAACCTTTCAAACAGATGGTGGTTCTGAGTTTGTCAATAATCTTGTTAGCAACCTTTTAGTCAACAATGGCACACATCACTGTTTATCATGTGCCCACACACCGCAACAGAATGGCAGAGCGGAGAGAAAGCATCATCATGTTACTGAAATCGGCCTTGCAATGATGTTTAATTCGAGTGCCCCAACTACTTTATGGGTTGATGCATTCTGTTCAGCAACTTATATCATCAACCGCCTTCCCTCCAAGCTTCTCGATTACAAGAGTCCATTTGAGCTACTTTATCACTCCTATCCCAACTACAATGTTTTTAGAGCATTTGGGTGCACCGTATTTCCTTATTTACGTAACTACTCAGCAAACAAGTTGGAACCAAGGAGTGCATCTTGTATTTTTATTGGTTATAGCTCACAATATAAGGGCTATCGATGTTTAGATCCTACATCCGAACGAATTTACACAACTCGCCATGCGATTTTTGAAGAAAATCAATTTCCTTTCACTGGTATTACTTCTCCACCCGATCAAGCAAAAATGGTTTTCTCTGAATTTGATGATGTTTCTTCCTCTTCGCTATCTAATCCATCCTCTCCGGATTTATCTCCTTCTGACTCGACGCACACAGCAGCCACTGATTCTCCATGTTCTTTATGTTCGCCATCAGATTTGCCTACATCGGTTGTCACTACTGATCATACAACAACGCCATCTCCACCGCTACAACAGCCAACAACCGCAGGTTCTCCTTCTTCTGCTGATGACCTGACTCTATCTTCAAATTTACCTTCCGCACCAGCTGCTCATCACAATACTCATCCAATGATAACACGCCTAAAAGATGGTATTGTGAAACCAAGACACATAGTTGATCTTGCTATTCTTCATCAGTCTCCCTTACATCAACTTCTATTTGCCTCCAAAGAACCTCGTGGCTACACAACAGCTGCCAAAAACCCACGTTGGTTATCTACAATGGAAGATGAAATGCGAGCTTTACGCTTAAATCATACTTAGGACTTGGTGCCTCGTCCTCGTGAATCAAATTTTTTAGGTTCTAAATGGGTCTATCGCATTAAATACAATATTTATGGCACTATTGGCAGATTCAAGGCTCGCTTAGTTGCTCAACGATTGAGTCAAATTTCTGGACTTGACTACACTTACTTTCAGTCCTGTTATTAAAGCTGCGACTATTGGTATTGTGTTGTCTCTAGCTGTCATGCATAAATGGTCTTTACATTAATTGGATGTAAATAATGCTTTCTTAAATGGAAAACTCTCTGAAACAGTTTTCATGGAGCAACCACCCAGATTTGTTGATGATCGTTTTCCCAATCATGTGTGTAAATTAAAGAAGGCGCTCTATGGGCTCAAACAAGTTCCACAAGCATGGTTTCAACAATTAAACTCATTTCTTGTTAGCCTTGGTTTTATATGCAGCCGAGATGATACTTCTTTATTTGTATTCAAACGTGACTCTCATATCTTGTACCTACTTGtctacgttgatgacatcattgTTACCGGTAATCATCCATCTCTTATTCGCAAGTTTATTTCCAAACTTCAATCGGAATTTGCTGTTAAGGATCTTGGAACATTGAACTATTTTTTGGGTCTCGAGGTCTCATCTATGGATGATGGGTTGTTTCTATCTCAGTCCAAATATGCACATTATATTCTAGTTAAAGCTAATCTTCTTGACCGCAAACCAGTATCCACTTCGTTATCCACCACATATATGCTTGTTTCCACTGGATCGTCGTTTTCTGATCCAACCACATATCGCTCTTTAGTAGGTGCATTGCAATATTTAACAATTACGCGTCCTGACTTGTCATTTGCTGTTAATCAAGTTAGCAAATTTCTTCATGCTCCTACTATCGATCATTTTCAATCTATAAAGCAGATTCTCCGATATGTTAAGAGTACTCTCTCTTATGGGCTCTGTTTCACTCATCCtcgttcttcttctcttcttggtTATTCTGAAGCGGATTGGGCACGTTGTATCGAAACACGAAGATCTACCTATGGTTATTCTATTTTTCTCGGAGGAAACTTGGTGTCTTGGAGTGCTAAAAAGCAACCTAATGTCTCCCGATCGAGTTGTGAATCGGAGTACCGAGCTATGGCTAACACAACAGCTGAAATAATGTGGATAACTCATCTCTTACGTGAACGTTTTGCTCTGCCTCCGGAATGTCCCACCTTACTATGTGACAACATGAGTGCTTTGTTCGTCAGTCAAAACCCAATATCTCATAAACGTGCCAAACACATTGATATTGACTATCACTTTGTTCATGAGCTCGTTGCTTCCGGGAAGTTGTACACTCAGTTTGTGCCCACAGATCTACAGCTTGCAGACATTTTCACCAAAAGTCTTCCTCGTCCCTTATTTGAGCAATTTCGTGCCAAGCTACGTGTTGGTCCACCACCTCTGCGCTTGAAGAGGGTATTAGAGATAAAACTTAAGAATAGATAAGATTTATATTATCTCCTGTAATCTAGTATTTGTTTTGTTATTATCTTTTTGTATCTTGTATGTGTTATAAATATCATGAAATACAATATACGTTTGTGTGGATTATTAAACCTTATAGATATGTCGTAGATGATACCTCTTGATTGAAAAAGTTGGAAAAAAGTTTCCCCCGCCTTACAGGATGTCATAAAACAACATAGTCGGGTAAATTATTTATAAAGAAAACTTTATATCTTTAATAATGACTGATGTTTACTTagctatgtttttttatttttgtagatAAAGTTTGATTTGGATTGGGTTTCCCTGGATAGATCCATAGAGTACTAGGTCGCTAGATAATTGTAATGCAACTTAAAAAACATTTTAGAGATTGTAAAGTGCAagcaaaacaatattttataacatttGGAGGGTATGATGATATCTCAAGAGAATTAGCCAGCAGTCCTAAAGGTATGGATACTAATAATTAGGAGAAAACAGTTGAATATTTCCATCCTGACGAACACAAAAAAGGATTCGGAGGAAAACAACAAATTATGTGCAaaactaaaatactcaaactaTAGGGGTGATAGATGCCATTATATGTATcttcttttattagtttttattagcattttgcatcatattttatgttttttcatgTGCATTAGTTAAATAATGTTCAGTTTATGTACTTCATAAGAATTCTCGTACCCCTCATGTTTTTGTGTCTATTTCATGTAATTTAAAGTGGAGCGGTAGTTTGAAAGTCTTTGGAGCATATCTGTAGCATAACTTGAGCATATATGGAGCTTATCTGGAGCCAAAACACTAAAAGAAGACCAAATACAAGCTATGTCTCACCAATCACATGTCATTCTTCACTTACAAAACTTAACCAAAAGATTTGAGATTTTTTAGGCCTTTTAAAACTCCGGTCCTAAAGCACGGTTCGTGCTCCCAAAGCACGGACTATGCCT containing:
- the LOC128132331 gene encoding uncharacterized mitochondrial protein AtMg00810-like; the encoded protein is MEQPPRFVDDRFPNHVCKLKKALYGLKQVPQAWFQQLNSFLVSLGFICSRDDTSLFVFKRDSHILYLLVYVDDIIVTGNHPSLIRKFISKLQSEFAVKDLGTLNYFLGLEVSSMDDGLFLSQSKYAHYILVKANLLDRKPVSTSLSTTYMLVSTGSSFSDPTTYRSLVGALQYLTITRPDLSFAVNQVSKFLHAPTIDHFQSIKQILRYVKSTLSYGLCFTHPRSSSLLGYSEADWARCIETRRSTYGYSIFLGGNLVSWSAKKQPNVSRSSCESEYRAMANTTAEIMWITHLLRERFALPPECPTLLCDNMSALFVSQNPISHKRAKHIDIDYHFVHELVASGKLYTQFVPTDLQLADIFTKSLPRPLFEQFRAKLRVGPPPLRLKRVLEIKLKNR